One Qiania dongpingensis genomic window carries:
- a CDS encoding NfeD family protein, translating into MTAIYWLIGIVVLLVIEALTMGLTTIWFAGGALVAFIACVAGAGLEIQAILFVVVSLILLFVTRPFAKRYINKGTEKTNVEGLIGKEARVTERIDNKEGTGEAVLSGQPWSARSSDDGQILEPGDMAVVEAVRGVKLIVRKQS; encoded by the coding sequence ATGACGGCGATATATTGGCTCATCGGCATTGTTGTCCTGTTGGTGATCGAAGCGCTTACCATGGGGCTTACGACTATCTGGTTCGCCGGCGGTGCCCTGGTGGCATTCATCGCGTGTGTGGCGGGAGCTGGGCTGGAGATTCAGGCGATTCTATTTGTTGTAGTTTCCCTGATCCTTCTTTTTGTTACCAGGCCGTTTGCCAAGCGGTACATCAACAAAGGAACGGAAAAGACAAATGTAGAAGGGCTTATCGGCAAAGAAGCCCGCGTTACCGAGCGGATCGACAACAAAGAAGGAACGGGGGAAGCCGTACTGTCAGGCCAGCCGTGGTCGGCGCGGTCCTCGGATGACGGACAGATCCTGGAACCGGGAGATATGGCAGTGGTAGAGGCAGTCAGAGGAGTGAAGCTGATTGTGAGAAAGCAGAGCTGA
- a CDS encoding SH3 domain-containing protein → MLTKKKSIVSCFVIGALLCTLTSPGDRGSTAAKEALTVAAAEVSQDSGNGKQDIRNTSKEEHTREIVKTAIKSTEKGSSDTAPETAVVRIAGVSVKSGAADYETAVQSEQTVKAFGQSAVQPQENPADGAQSAAGNTQAAAQTGDAVSAIAPELENKVVTTVDTYLNIRQEPSEESEIIGRLYEGSAGDMLENNGEWTRISSGGVEGWVHNEFVVSGEAAQSFAQEALEQLATVTEEGVRVRAGASVDSTWIGVVNANETYQVVPEEVNTAEENTDTENAGAAEQPETAETAGQPEETQSQNAADADNENAASQQEAPELKWVKILYGDGEEGYVCADYVTTAFNLGQAKSMEEIKAEEEAKAAAEAKAAEEAKAAAEAEAAKEAKAAEKTAPKKEEAAAPAQSDSGWVAMGEFKITAYCGGACCNGKWAGTTASGASPSEGRTIAVAPWIIPYGTQVRIEGLDGVYVAEDTGGFANSNPYQIDLFVSEHSHAGSWGVRYRQVWVKR, encoded by the coding sequence ATGTTAACCAAGAAGAAAAGCATCGTTTCATGCTTTGTTATCGGTGCATTGCTTTGTACTCTGACTTCTCCCGGAGACAGAGGCAGTACGGCCGCGAAAGAAGCTTTGACTGTGGCAGCGGCAGAGGTAAGCCAGGATTCCGGAAACGGGAAGCAAGACATCAGGAACACCTCAAAAGAAGAGCATACTAGAGAAATTGTAAAGACAGCGATAAAGAGTACAGAGAAGGGCAGCTCTGACACTGCGCCGGAAACGGCAGTGGTCAGAATCGCCGGCGTATCTGTGAAAAGCGGTGCTGCTGATTATGAGACGGCAGTCCAGAGTGAACAGACCGTGAAAGCTTTCGGGCAGTCGGCAGTCCAGCCGCAGGAAAATCCAGCGGATGGAGCACAGTCAGCCGCGGGGAATACACAGGCGGCAGCACAGACCGGGGATGCAGTGTCAGCTATAGCTCCGGAGCTGGAGAACAAAGTAGTCACAACGGTGGACACCTATCTGAATATCAGACAGGAGCCCTCTGAAGAGAGCGAGATCATCGGACGCCTTTACGAGGGAAGCGCCGGGGATATGCTGGAAAACAACGGCGAATGGACCAGAATTTCGTCCGGCGGCGTAGAAGGCTGGGTACACAATGAGTTTGTGGTATCCGGTGAAGCGGCGCAGAGCTTTGCACAGGAGGCGCTGGAACAGCTGGCTACTGTGACGGAAGAGGGCGTGCGCGTCAGAGCGGGAGCTTCTGTGGATTCTACCTGGATCGGCGTGGTGAACGCCAATGAGACTTATCAGGTGGTGCCGGAGGAAGTAAATACGGCAGAAGAAAATACCGATACAGAAAATGCGGGCGCAGCAGAGCAGCCTGAAACGGCAGAGACAGCCGGACAGCCGGAAGAGACTCAGTCTCAGAATGCCGCAGATGCGGACAATGAAAATGCGGCTTCCCAGCAGGAGGCCCCTGAACTTAAATGGGTCAAGATCCTTTATGGGGACGGCGAAGAAGGATATGTCTGCGCAGACTACGTGACTACCGCGTTCAATCTGGGCCAGGCCAAATCCATGGAAGAGATAAAGGCGGAAGAAGAAGCCAAAGCGGCGGCAGAGGCTAAGGCAGCAGAAGAAGCCAAGGCGGCGGCAGAAGCTGAAGCGGCAAAAGAAGCCAAAGCGGCTGAGAAAACAGCCCCCAAGAAGGAAGAAGCGGCGGCTCCGGCTCAGTCTGATTCCGGATGGGTCGCGATGGGTGAGTTTAAGATCACTGCGTACTGCGGCGGCGCATGCTGCAATGGAAAATGGGCAGGGACCACCGCGTCCGGAGCATCACCTTCAGAAGGGCGTACCATTGCCGTAGCTCCCTGGATCATCCCTTATGGGACCCAGGTCAGGATAGAAGGACTGGACGGCGTTTATGTGGCCGAGGATACAGGCGGTTTTGCCAACAGCAACCCTTATCAGATCGACTTGTTCGTATCAGAGCATTCCCACGCAGGAAGCTGGGGCGTACGCTACAGACAGGTGTGGGTAAAACGATAA
- a CDS encoding TrmH family RNA methyltransferase, producing MRIESSSNGQIKHVAALQKKARYRKEQGSFVVEGIRMVLEAPEERLEAVYASDSFLKQGGLEKLDGIPFTEVSDQAFRAMTDTQTPQGVLAVVKALDWQEEAFYTKKDALLLVLENLQDPGNLGTILRAGEGAGVSGVIMSRETVDIYNPKVIRSTMGSIYRVPFVTAEDLGTVLEQCRKHGISSYAAHLEGSINYEAADFRKPTAFLIGNEATGLSDRISAAADFLVKIPMKGSVESLNAAVAASIFMYETARQRRAESVGI from the coding sequence ATGAGGATAGAGAGCAGCTCCAACGGACAGATAAAGCATGTGGCAGCGCTCCAGAAAAAAGCGAGGTATCGGAAGGAGCAGGGCAGTTTTGTGGTAGAAGGTATCCGGATGGTGCTGGAGGCCCCTGAAGAACGCCTTGAGGCAGTCTATGCCTCGGATTCTTTCTTAAAACAGGGCGGCCTGGAAAAGCTGGACGGAATTCCTTTCACGGAGGTGTCCGACCAGGCGTTCCGGGCCATGACGGATACACAGACTCCCCAGGGGGTTCTGGCCGTAGTAAAAGCTTTGGACTGGCAGGAGGAAGCATTTTATACAAAAAAGGATGCTCTTCTTCTGGTGCTGGAGAACCTCCAGGATCCGGGGAATCTTGGAACCATCCTCCGGGCGGGGGAGGGGGCCGGAGTGAGCGGCGTGATCATGAGCCGGGAGACGGTGGACATTTATAATCCAAAAGTCATCCGCTCTACCATGGGTTCCATATACCGCGTGCCCTTTGTAACAGCAGAAGATCTGGGGACCGTCCTGGAGCAATGCCGGAAGCACGGAATTTCATCCTATGCAGCGCATCTCGAGGGCAGCATAAATTATGAGGCTGCAGATTTCCGGAAGCCCACCGCGTTTCTGATCGGGAATGAAGCCACAGGCCTCAGCGATCGTATTTCTGCTGCAGCGGATTTTCTGGTGAAAATTCCCATGAAGGGCTCTGTGGAATCCTTAAATGCGGCAGTCGCAGCATCAATTTTTATGTATGAAACGGCCCGCCAAAGGCGCGCAGAATCAGTCGGAATATAG
- a CDS encoding potassium channel family protein translates to MAKKEFAVFGLGEFGSSIAIALEENGCQVMAIDSNEARVQEISEFVTHAACANVADQAVVKSLGVQNMDGVIVGIGEDMESSIMATISAKECGVPYVLAKANSDIHATVLKKVGADQVIFPEKAMGIRLGRNLASGNFIDTIELSKKFSMVEIEVPQSWVGKTLRQLDLRNRGINIIARKGEMEDIVLIVDPDRILQGHETFIIIGSNKDLERELL, encoded by the coding sequence ATGGCGAAAAAAGAGTTCGCAGTCTTTGGACTTGGGGAATTTGGAAGCAGCATTGCCATAGCTTTGGAAGAAAACGGCTGCCAGGTGATGGCGATCGACAGCAATGAGGCAAGAGTACAGGAAATCTCAGAATTTGTCACCCATGCTGCTTGTGCCAATGTGGCCGATCAGGCGGTGGTCAAATCTTTGGGAGTCCAGAATATGGACGGAGTCATAGTTGGAATCGGCGAGGATATGGAGTCCAGCATCATGGCGACCATCAGCGCCAAGGAGTGCGGCGTGCCGTATGTGCTGGCGAAGGCCAACAGTGATATCCATGCCACAGTGCTCAAGAAGGTCGGGGCCGATCAGGTGATTTTTCCGGAAAAGGCCATGGGCATTCGTTTGGGCCGGAATCTGGCATCCGGGAATTTCATTGACACCATTGAACTGTCCAAAAAGTTCAGCATGGTGGAGATTGAGGTGCCGCAGAGCTGGGTCGGCAAAACTCTCCGGCAGCTGGACCTTCGGAACCGGGGGATCAATATCATTGCAAGAAAGGGTGAAATGGAGGACATTGTCCTCATTGTGGATCCCGACAGAATCCTCCAGGGACATGAAACGTTTATCATAATTGGAAGCAATAAAGATTTGGAACGGGAACTGCTATGA
- a CDS encoding TrkH family potassium uptake protein: MVEQEIHPKEKRGLTTTRIIALGFAAAILVGAVLLMFPFASADGTWTNPIDALFTATTSICVTGLVTVVTASHWSVLGQFIIMLLAQLGGLGVITVAMCVLVIIGKRITLKDRMLIQETYNMDTLSGLVKLIIRIAKGTFLLEGIGAVLYAIVFIPEFGFFQGLWKSIFNAVSAFCNAGMDIVGDTSLRAYAGNPIINFTTMLLIIFGGLGFVVWWNVLKAWKERKEKKRGFAAGLSLHSKLVLIMTAILIFGGALFFFLFEYNNPKTIGNMNFGEKAMASLFQSVTTRTAGFETIPQAGLTEGSTLLTIILMIIGGSPAGTAGGIKTTTVGILILMVLSTIQGKKDTEFMDRRISADAGRTALTVTMLALTVVLSASVLLFATDGLGFQDTLFEVASAMGTVGLTRGITSSLTGAGKLILVCVMYIGRIGPVTLALALALKRKGKKQNRMLPEERILIG, encoded by the coding sequence ATGGTAGAACAAGAGATTCATCCCAAAGAGAAGCGGGGCCTGACGACTACCAGGATCATCGCCCTGGGATTTGCGGCGGCCATCCTGGTGGGAGCAGTGCTTTTGATGTTTCCTTTTGCGTCGGCTGACGGGACTTGGACCAATCCGATCGATGCGCTGTTCACAGCGACTACCAGTATCTGCGTGACAGGTCTGGTGACAGTGGTGACAGCCAGCCACTGGAGTGTTTTAGGACAGTTTATCATCATGCTTCTGGCGCAGCTCGGCGGTTTGGGAGTCATCACTGTGGCGATGTGCGTTCTCGTGATAATTGGGAAGAGAATTACCCTGAAGGACAGGATGCTGATCCAGGAGACCTATAATATGGACACTTTGTCCGGTCTGGTGAAGCTGATCATCCGGATCGCAAAAGGGACCTTCCTCCTGGAAGGGATCGGGGCTGTTCTTTATGCGATCGTTTTTATCCCGGAGTTCGGTTTTTTTCAGGGGCTGTGGAAGTCCATATTTAATGCTGTGTCGGCTTTCTGCAACGCGGGCATGGATATCGTGGGAGACACCAGCCTGCGGGCCTATGCGGGAAACCCCATCATTAATTTTACCACGATGCTTTTGATCATTTTCGGAGGCCTTGGCTTTGTGGTCTGGTGGAATGTCCTCAAGGCATGGAAGGAGCGGAAGGAAAAGAAAAGGGGATTTGCAGCGGGCCTGAGCCTCCATTCCAAGCTGGTGCTGATCATGACGGCCATCCTGATATTCGGCGGAGCTTTATTTTTCTTTTTGTTTGAATACAACAATCCGAAAACCATTGGAAATATGAACTTCGGTGAAAAGGCCATGGCTTCTTTGTTCCAGTCGGTGACGACCAGGACGGCGGGCTTTGAGACGATTCCGCAGGCGGGACTCACGGAGGGCTCCACACTGCTCACCATCATCCTGATGATAATAGGCGGATCTCCGGCAGGAACGGCCGGAGGGATCAAGACCACGACGGTCGGCATTCTGATTCTGATGGTGTTGTCAACAATCCAGGGGAAAAAGGATACAGAATTTATGGACCGTAGAATTTCTGCCGACGCAGGCAGGACGGCGCTGACTGTCACGATGCTGGCGCTGACCGTGGTGCTCAGTGCTTCGGTGCTGCTGTTTGCCACTGATGGGCTGGGATTCCAGGATACACTGTTTGAGGTGGCGTCGGCCATGGGGACCGTGGGTCTGACCAGGGGGATCACAAGCAGTCTTACCGGAGCGGGAAAGCTGATCCTGGTGTGCGTCATGTATATTGGCCGTATCGGCCCTGTTACTTTGGCGCTGGCGCTGGCGTTGAAACGCAAGGGAAAAAAGCAGAACCGGATGCTGCCGGAAGAAAGAATTCTTATCGGATAG
- a CDS encoding adenine phosphoribosyltransferase, which translates to MKKIEEYVRSIPDFPEEGIIFRDVTSILQDADGLHLAIDELQKTLEGLDFDVVVGPESRGFIFGVPIAYNLHKAFVPVRKKGKLPCETVELEYDLEYGSAVIEMHKDAVRPGQRVVIIDDLIATGGTIEAIIKLVEQLGGEVVKISFLMELAGLNGREKLKGYNVESVICYEGK; encoded by the coding sequence ATGAAAAAAATAGAAGAGTATGTGAGGAGCATTCCGGATTTTCCGGAAGAAGGGATCATCTTCCGGGATGTTACTTCAATCCTGCAGGATGCAGACGGCCTTCATCTGGCCATTGATGAACTTCAGAAGACTCTGGAGGGACTGGACTTTGATGTAGTCGTAGGACCGGAATCCAGAGGATTTATTTTCGGGGTGCCGATCGCATACAACCTTCATAAAGCATTCGTCCCTGTACGCAAAAAGGGAAAGCTCCCTTGTGAGACAGTTGAGCTTGAATACGATCTGGAGTATGGCAGCGCCGTGATAGAAATGCACAAGGACGCGGTCAGGCCCGGCCAGAGAGTAGTGATCATAGACGATCTGATCGCCACAGGCGGGACCATTGAGGCAATCATAAAGCTGGTGGAGCAGCTGGGGGGCGAGGTAGTGAAGATCAGCTTCCTCATGGAGCTGGCCGGCCTTAACGGGCGGGAAAAACTGAAAGGCTACAATGTGGAGAGTGTCATTTGCTATGAAGGAAAATAA
- a CDS encoding single-stranded-DNA-specific exonuclease RecJ, producing MKEQWMVYAKKADFKGISERFGIDQVTARIIRNRNVKGEDEIQDYLYGTLPGCPSPFLMKDMEETVDILGKKIHDGKRIRVIGDYDIDGICAAFILVKALKRLGAKADYDIPDRIKDGYGINVNMIELANDDGIDTLLTCDNGIAAWTQTAYAKSLGMTVLITDHHEVPFEETEDRGGGDSYTSAAHRLEVVPPADAVVNPHQSSCGYPFQNLCGAAIAYKLAQALYETWDIPPEELSPFVEAAALATVGDVMTLQGENRILVKEGLKRMAHSQITGLRALMEVNGLQPAELGSYHLGFVIGPCLNAGGRLDTAKKSLRLFLEEEEDQAMKMAWELKELNDRRKDMTVKSVEAAVRLIEESGMEQDDVYVVYLPDCHESLAGIVAGKIREKYQHPVFVITKGAGGLKGSGRSIPGYSMYERLTECGKFLSAFGGHPMAAGLSLPEENLEPFREALNCGSGLTERDFDKQIWIDVPMPFSYVTEELLKEFRLLEPFGNGNEKPLFAQKGLTVRKKNLIGRNKNVLKLQLADEAGRPIEAILFREAEEADREIREGAVISAAYYPDINEYMGKRSLQMVVQSYRTDG from the coding sequence ATGAAAGAACAGTGGATGGTATATGCAAAAAAAGCGGACTTTAAGGGAATTTCCGAAAGGTTTGGCATTGATCAGGTGACGGCCCGTATCATTCGGAACCGGAACGTGAAGGGCGAGGATGAAATTCAGGATTACCTTTATGGTACGCTGCCCGGCTGCCCGTCTCCCTTTCTCATGAAGGATATGGAAGAGACCGTAGATATTCTGGGAAAAAAGATCCATGACGGAAAGAGAATCCGCGTCATCGGAGATTATGACATTGACGGGATCTGCGCTGCTTTTATCCTTGTGAAAGCATTGAAACGCCTCGGGGCGAAGGCGGATTATGACATCCCGGACAGAATCAAGGACGGATATGGCATTAACGTAAACATGATAGAGCTGGCAAATGACGACGGAATTGACACACTCCTTACCTGTGACAATGGAATAGCGGCGTGGACGCAGACCGCATATGCGAAGTCCCTGGGAATGACTGTGCTCATCACGGATCACCATGAGGTCCCTTTCGAGGAGACAGAAGACCGCGGCGGGGGAGATTCCTATACTTCGGCGGCGCATCGTCTGGAGGTTGTGCCTCCGGCAGACGCGGTGGTGAACCCTCATCAGTCATCCTGTGGATATCCCTTCCAGAATCTATGCGGGGCGGCAATAGCCTATAAACTGGCCCAGGCCCTTTATGAGACCTGGGATATCCCACCTGAGGAATTGTCCCCTTTTGTGGAGGCGGCGGCTTTAGCCACGGTGGGTGATGTGATGACGCTTCAGGGAGAAAACAGGATCTTAGTGAAGGAAGGTCTGAAAAGGATGGCCCATAGCCAGATAACCGGGCTTCGCGCCCTGATGGAGGTCAATGGACTGCAGCCGGCGGAGCTGGGCAGCTACCACCTGGGGTTTGTTATCGGGCCGTGCCTGAATGCCGGCGGAAGGCTGGATACGGCTAAAAAATCCCTGAGACTGTTTTTGGAGGAAGAGGAGGATCAGGCCATGAAGATGGCCTGGGAGCTGAAGGAGCTGAACGACAGGCGGAAGGACATGACGGTCAAGAGTGTGGAAGCAGCTGTCCGTTTGATAGAAGAAAGCGGAATGGAACAAGATGACGTCTATGTGGTCTATCTGCCGGACTGCCATGAAAGCCTCGCAGGGATCGTGGCCGGGAAAATCAGGGAAAAGTATCAGCATCCGGTATTTGTGATAACAAAAGGCGCCGGAGGTCTTAAAGGCTCCGGACGGAGCATCCCGGGATATTCCATGTATGAACGTCTGACGGAGTGCGGGAAGTTTTTGAGCGCGTTCGGCGGCCATCCCATGGCGGCGGGGCTGTCCCTTCCAGAAGAAAACCTGGAACCTTTCCGAGAGGCTCTGAACTGTGGCAGCGGATTAACAGAAAGAGATTTTGATAAACAGATTTGGATTGATGTGCCGATGCCGTTTTCTTATGTGACAGAAGAGCTCTTAAAGGAATTCCGGCTTCTGGAACCTTTCGGAAATGGGAATGAAAAGCCTCTGTTTGCCCAGAAGGGTCTGACTGTCAGAAAAAAGAATCTCATAGGCAGGAATAAGAATGTTCTGAAGCTTCAGCTAGCCGACGAAGCCGGCCGCCCCATTGAAGCAATTCTTTTCCGGGAAGCGGAGGAGGCGGACAGGGAGATCCGGGAGGGGGCTGTGATATCTGCAGCCTATTATCCGGACATAAATGAATACATGGGGAAACGGAGCCTTCAGATGGTCGTCCAAAGTTATCGGACGGATGGATGA
- a CDS encoding DUF1015 domain-containing protein, with translation MAAVKPFLCIRPEASVASRVAALPYDVYNRAEAKAEVAREPLSFLKVDRAETQFSDEVDTYADCVYEKARELLDGMIADGTFVKEESPCYYIYELTMNDRAQTGIVACSSIDDYAGGIIKKHENTRADKEVDRIRHVDTCDAQTGPIFLAYRARADINAVVEEVKAEKPLYDFTAPDGVRHTVWRIGETDKVKALEEGFSKVPNTYIADGHHRAASAVKVGLKRREENPGYRGDEPYNYFLSVLFPDEQLMIMDYNRVVKDLNGLSEQEFMAKVKDCCEVREVGKEPYRPSRKGEFGMFLNDVWYCLTTKRVPSGDPVADLDVSVLQNTLLEPVLGIGDPRTDKRIDFIGGIRGLSELERRCHTDMKVAFSMYPTSISELFQVADASRLMPPKSTWFEPKLRSGIFIHKLS, from the coding sequence ATGGCAGCAGTTAAACCGTTTTTATGTATCAGGCCGGAGGCCTCTGTGGCGTCCAGAGTCGCGGCGCTTCCCTATGACGTATATAACCGGGCCGAAGCAAAAGCTGAGGTGGCCAGAGAGCCCTTGTCATTTTTGAAAGTCGACCGGGCAGAGACACAGTTTTCCGATGAAGTGGATACCTATGCGGACTGTGTGTACGAAAAGGCGAGAGAGCTTCTGGATGGAATGATAGCCGACGGCACGTTTGTGAAAGAGGAAAGTCCGTGCTATTATATCTATGAGCTGACCATGAATGACAGGGCGCAGACGGGAATCGTGGCCTGTTCCTCCATAGACGATTATGCGGGCGGCATCATCAAGAAACACGAGAACACCAGGGCGGACAAAGAAGTGGACAGAATCCGCCATGTGGATACTTGTGACGCCCAGACCGGCCCCATATTTTTGGCTTATCGGGCCAGAGCCGATATCAATGCGGTGGTGGAGGAAGTGAAAGCGGAGAAGCCTCTTTATGACTTCACGGCTCCCGACGGCGTGCGCCATACGGTTTGGAGAATCGGTGAGACAGACAAGGTGAAGGCGTTGGAAGAGGGATTCTCCAAGGTCCCCAATACATATATAGCAGACGGACATCACAGAGCGGCTTCTGCGGTAAAGGTCGGCCTTAAGAGAAGAGAAGAAAACCCCGGATATCGGGGGGATGAGCCGTATAATTACTTCCTTTCTGTGCTGTTTCCCGATGAACAGCTGATGATCATGGATTACAACCGAGTGGTCAAAGACCTTAACGGACTGAGCGAGCAGGAATTCATGGCGAAGGTGAAGGACTGCTGTGAGGTACGTGAGGTGGGAAAGGAACCGTATCGCCCTTCCAGGAAAGGGGAATTCGGTATGTTCCTGAACGATGTCTGGTACTGTCTGACCACGAAGCGTGTCCCGAGCGGGGATCCGGTGGCAGATCTTGATGTATCCGTTCTTCAAAATACGCTTCTTGAACCGGTCCTTGGCATCGGAGATCCAAGAACGGATAAGAGGATTGACTTCATCGGAGGTATCCGTGGACTTTCCGAATTGGAGAGACGGTGCCATACGGATATGAAGGTGGCTTTTTCCATGTATCCGACATCCATTTCCGAGCTGTTTCAGGTGGCGGATGCGTCGAGGCTGATGCCGCCGAAATCCACATGGTTTGAGCCGAAGCTCAGAAGCGGCATTTTTATTCACAAATTAAGCTGA
- a CDS encoding phosphoglycerate dehydrogenase has translation MTTRIHCLNPISEHGLKLLTEDYELTDKIEDASAVLVRSASMHEMELPENLEAIARAGAGVNNIPLDKCTEKGIVVFNTPGANANGVKELVIAGMLMAARDICGGIDWVRENKEDENICKDMEKSKKKFAGTEIQGKRLGVIGLGAIGVEVANAAAGLGMKVYGYDPFISVNGAWQLSCFVKHVTDLNKIFEKCDYITLHVPLLDSTRAMINKEALAKMKDGVVILNYARDLLVDDDDMLEALKSGKVHRYMTDFPNPKVTHMPGVIATPHLGASTVESEENCAEMAVKELMTYLETGSIRNSVNYPSCEMPPCRGICRLCVFNINKPNMIGQFASVLAEEGINIPDMQNKSKGEVAYTIMDADQEVPQRVIDRLMEIDGVYKVRVMKAE, from the coding sequence ATGACTACAAGGATTCATTGCTTAAATCCAATCTCGGAGCATGGTCTTAAGCTTTTGACAGAGGATTATGAGCTGACTGATAAAATAGAAGATGCGTCTGCGGTTCTGGTGAGGAGCGCCAGCATGCATGAGATGGAGCTGCCGGAGAACCTGGAAGCAATCGCGAGGGCCGGCGCCGGTGTGAACAACATCCCCCTGGACAAATGTACGGAAAAGGGAATTGTCGTATTCAATACTCCGGGGGCCAATGCCAACGGGGTAAAAGAGCTGGTGATCGCAGGTATGCTCATGGCTGCCCGGGATATCTGCGGCGGAATCGACTGGGTGAGAGAAAATAAGGAAGACGAAAATATCTGCAAGGATATGGAGAAGAGCAAGAAAAAGTTTGCTGGTACGGAGATCCAGGGCAAACGCCTTGGCGTCATCGGCCTCGGGGCCATCGGCGTAGAAGTGGCCAACGCGGCGGCCGGCCTTGGGATGAAGGTATATGGCTATGATCCTTTTATTTCCGTAAACGGCGCATGGCAGCTGTCCTGCTTCGTAAAGCATGTGACAGACCTGAACAAGATATTTGAAAAATGCGATTATATCACCCTTCATGTTCCGCTTCTGGACAGCACGAGGGCGATGATCAACAAAGAGGCGCTGGCGAAGATGAAGGACGGTGTGGTAATCTTAAATTATGCCCGTGACCTGCTGGTTGATGATGATGACATGCTGGAAGCATTGAAGAGCGGGAAGGTACATCGTTACATGACCGACTTTCCCAATCCTAAGGTCACCCATATGCCCGGCGTCATCGCGACCCCTCATTTGGGCGCTTCGACGGTGGAATCGGAAGAAAACTGCGCGGAGATGGCGGTGAAGGAGCTGATGACTTATCTGGAGACCGGTTCCATCCGGAACTCCGTAAATTATCCCAGCTGTGAAATGCCGCCTTGCCGGGGAATCTGCAGACTCTGTGTCTTTAACATCAATAAGCCGAATATGATCGGGCAGTTTGCGTCCGTGCTGGCAGAGGAAGGCATCAACATTCCGGATATGCAGAATAAGAGCAAGGGAGAGGTCGCGTACACTATCATGGACGCGGATCAGGAAGTGCCCCAGAGAGTGATTGACCGTTTGATGGAAATTGACGGAGTTTATAAAGTCCGCGTGATGAAAGCAGAATAA
- the serC gene encoding 3-phosphoserine/phosphohydroxythreonine transaminase has translation MKRVYNFSAGPATLPEEVLKEAADEMLDFQGTGMSVMEMSHRSKAFDKIIKDAEQDLRDLMGIPDNYKVLFLQGGAHLQFAMVPMNFMKNGVADYIVTGNWAKRAWKEASKFGKANCVASSEDRNFSYIPDCSDLPIDDDADYVYICQNNTIYGTQFHTLPNTKGKTLVADVSSCFLSEPVEVEKYGMLYGGVQKNIGPAGVVIAIIREDLITEDVYPNTPTMLQYKTHADKESLYNTPPAYGIYICGKVFKWLKKMGGLSAIKERNEKKASLLYDFLDGSSLFKGTAEKDSRSYMNVDFVTGDKELDAEFVKEAEAAGLAGLKGHRSVGGMRASIYNAMSVEGVEALVKFMKEFEKRHSK, from the coding sequence ATGAAAAGAGTTTACAATTTTTCGGCGGGACCGGCGACACTGCCGGAGGAGGTACTGAAAGAGGCGGCGGATGAGATGCTGGATTTTCAGGGCACCGGAATGTCGGTGATGGAGATGAGCCACCGTTCTAAAGCGTTTGATAAGATCATAAAGGACGCGGAGCAGGATTTGCGGGACCTGATGGGAATCCCGGATAATTATAAGGTGCTTTTCCTTCAGGGCGGGGCGCATCTGCAGTTTGCCATGGTTCCGATGAACTTTATGAAAAATGGAGTGGCAGATTACATTGTGACCGGAAACTGGGCGAAACGGGCCTGGAAAGAAGCCTCTAAGTTCGGGAAGGCCAACTGCGTGGCATCCAGCGAGGACAGGAACTTCAGCTACATACCGGACTGTTCCGATCTTCCCATTGATGACGATGCCGACTATGTTTACATATGTCAGAACAATACGATTTATGGGACTCAGTTCCACACGCTTCCCAATACGAAGGGCAAGACTCTGGTGGCGGATGTGTCCTCCTGCTTTTTGTCTGAGCCGGTGGAAGTGGAGAAATACGGAATGCTGTACGGCGGCGTACAGAAGAATATCGGCCCGGCCGGAGTGGTGATCGCGATTATCCGCGAGGATCTGATCACAGAGGACGTATATCCGAATACTCCCACCATGCTGCAGTATAAGACTCATGCAGATAAGGAATCTCTGTATAATACACCGCCGGCATATGGCATATATATCTGCGGTAAGGTGTTTAAATGGTTAAAGAAGATGGGCGGCCTGTCCGCCATCAAAGAGCGGAATGAGAAGAAGGCGTCGCTGCTTTACGATTTCCTGGATGGGAGCAGCCTGTTTAAGGGTACGGCTGAAAAGGATTCCCGTTCCTATATGAATGTGGATTTTGTGACTGGAGACAAGGAGCTGGACGCGGAGTTCGTGAAAGAAGCGGAGGCGGCGGGCCTGGCAGGCCTCAAAGGACACAGAAGCGTGGGCGGCATGAGAGCCAGCATCTATAATGCCATGAGCGTTGAGGGAGTAGAGGCGCTTGTGAAGTTTATGAAAGAATTTGAAAAAAGACACAGCAAATAG